GCTAATATTTTAAATAATTCAAAACTTCTGGTTTTGCCAAGTATTTCTGAGAGTTGGGGGCTTGTAGTCAATGAAGCTATGGCTTCAGGATTACCTGTTTTATCCAGTAAAAATGTCAATGCTGCACATACATTGATCAAAGAAGGTGAAAACGGGTTTGTTTTTGATCCTTATTCTGAAAAAGAAATAGCTTATTATTTAAACAAGTTTTTGGAATTGGATGAAAAAGTCAAAGAAGAATTTGGTCAGAAAAGCCAAAAGTTAGTGGGGAAATTTAATTATGAGTTTTTGGCAAATGAAATTTTAAGGTGGTTAGATGATTGTTCAAAAAAGCCAGCCCAAAATTCAGATTTATTGGGAAGCTTGCTTCTTAAATTATGGAAAGGTAAAACGGATATGCAGTCATGGAATCACTTGAAATAATCCTTAGGTTAAAATTTTCTGTAATAGATTTAAGAGCTGTGTTTTTTTATTGTTTTACTAATTTATTGAAAAAATAATTTTAAGTTATGAAGGTACTTTTGCTTAATGATTATCCCATGGATAGCTATTATAATGATTGGGAAAAAGGGATTACTCCTGGTCAGCAATTATGGGGAAAAACCGAAATCGATAAGATGGATGGTATTGAAATGATTGTCATGTCCCATGAAGAAAACAAGTTTTTAAAAAAGCTTGGGAATTTGTTTTTAATTCAGCATTTAGATCTTCAGTTGAGGGCATTAAAGTATTCAAAAGAAATTGACGCCTATTATTCACCCTTTGGAACTGCCGCCACTAAACTTCTTCTTATTTTAAGGGTTTTGGGGTTCTTGAAGACCCCAATTGTGGTTATGGTCCATTATCCATTATTGGGAATGGATTCAAGCAATAAATTCAAGCTATGGTTAGGAAAAAAACTTTTGAAAGGTTATGATAGGGTTGTTTTTCTTAGTAGAAAGTTGAAACAAGATGCTCTTAATGCATTTAAAATAGGTGAAGAAGAATGTAAGAATTGGCTCCTTACTATTGATTGGGGATCTGAAACTTCTTATTATAAAAAGTTTATTAATGAGGAGGAAGAAGAAAATTATGCTGTTTCAAACGGTCAAACAGATAGAGATTTTGATACCCTAATTGAGGCATTCCGTGGACTTGACTTGAGGCTAAAGATATTTGCGAAAGCTGATTATAAGCCCAAAACAAATGAAATTCCTTCCAATGTTGAAATTTTTACTCATTGGATAAATAATAATGATTTATGTAGAATTTATAATAAGGCTAAAATTGTACTTGTTTGTTTCAAAATGACAAAAAGTTCTACTTTAGGCTTAACCAGCCTTTTTGATAGCATGTCTATGGGTAAAGCCGTAATCATTACCGAGAACCCATATATAGATATTGATGTGGAAAAAGAAGGAGTTGGTTTTATTGTTAAAGAAGGCGACGTTGAAACTTGGAAAGACAAAATTAATATTTTGTTGAAAGATCCTAATTTGAGAAAGGAAATGGGGAAAAAGGGATTAGAATTACAAAACAAACATTTTTCACTTGAAAAATTTGGATTAAACCTTTTTGAAATATTTAAGTCCTTAAATAAAAATGATAATTTTTCAAAACATTAAAAATGTATTTTGAATATTGTAAAATGTTTTTTATTTTTACATCAATATTATAATATAACATTAACTGAATATATGTTAAGTAAAGAAAGCAAGATTTATGTAGCAGGGCATAGGGGGATGGTGGGGTCTGCAATTTTTCGATCACTGCTAAAGAATGGATACCGGAATGTAATAGGTATTGAAAGTTCTAAATTGGACTTGAGGAATCAGCAGGATGTGGATGAATTTTTCAATGAAAATCAACCCGAGGTAGTTATCGATGCGGCAGCCAGGGTAGGAGGGATTCTTGCCAATTCTCAATATCCCTATCAATTCTTGATGGAAAATTTACAGATTCAAAATAATCTGATTGATTTTTCGCTGAAGTATGGGATTAAAAAATTTATATTTCTAGGCAGTTCTTGTATTTATCCTAAAATGGCTCAACAGCCAATTAAAGAAGAATACCTACTCAGTGGTTTTTTAGAGCCAACCAACGAGGCTTATGCCATAAGTAAAATAGCTGGAGTAAAAGCATGTGAGGCTGTAAGGAAGCAATATGGATTGGATTATATCAGTTTGATGCCTACTAATCTATATGGGCCATTTGACAATTTTGATCTACAAACTTCCCATGTACTGCCAGCCATGATCAGGAAATTTCATGAGGCAAAAGAGAATCAAAACATTCCGGTAGAATTATGGGGCTCAGGTAGTCCATTAAGGGAATTTCTTCATGTTGATGATTTGGCGGAAGCTGTGATTTTTTCAATGGAAAATGAGTTGAGCGAAAGTCTTTATAATGTTGGAACGGGCACTGATATCTCCATCAAAGATTTGGCAGAACTCATCCAGGACATAACAGGACATCAGGGAGAAATTAAGTGGGACTCAACAAAGCCGGACGGAACACCCAGAAAGTTGTTGGATGTCACCAAACTCAAAAATGCAGGTTGGAAATCAAAGATTGATTTGGAATCAGGAATACTGTCTACATACAAATGGTACATTGAAAATTTGAAAAACATAAAAGAAGTTAAACTTAATTTTTAAATTATTTTAATTATGAAAAGGAAAGTCGCATTAATTACAGGGGTAACAGGTCAAGATGGTGCATATTTATCTGAATTTCTTTTAGAAAAGGGATATGAAGTTCATGGTATAAAGAGAAGGTCATCTTTATTTAATACAGATAGGATTGACCATTTGTATCAGGATCCGCATGAATCAAACAGAAACTTCTTCCTTCATTATGGTGATATGACAGATTCAATGAATCTGACCAAAATTATACAAGAAACTCAGCCAGATGAGATTTATAACTTGGCTGCAATGAGTCATGTAAAAGTAAGTTTTGATATCCCGGAATACACTGCAAACGCAGATGGAATTGGAACTTTGAGAATTTTGGAGGCGGTAAGGCTTCTGAACCTGCAAAATAAAACTAAAATTTATCAGGCTTCTACCTCAGAGCTTTATGGATTGGTTCAAGAAACGCCCCAATCAGAAAGAACACCCTTCTATCCACGGTCCCCATATGCAGTTGCTAAAATGTATGCATACTGGATTACCGTAAATTATAGGGAAGCCTATAACATGTATGCCTGTAACGGGATTTTGTTTAATCATGAATCTCCGCTAAGAGGCGAAACTTTTGTGACAAGAAAAATTACAAGGGCAGTGGCCAAAATTGCATTGGGTTTACAAAAACAATTGTTTATGGGTAATCTGGATGCGAAAAGAGATTGGGGTCATGCCAAAGATTATGTAGAGGCAATGTATTTGATTTTACAGCAGGATAAACCTTCAGATTATGTAATTGCGACTGGTAAAACAACTACGGTGCGTGATTTTATCATCATGGCCTTTAAAGAAATAGGTTTCAATTTGAGATTTGAAGGAGAAGGAGTAGAGGAAGTGGGTATTTTGGACAGTGTTGACTTAGAAATAACAGAAAAGTTATTCGATAGAGTTAGATATTCTGTTAAAGTGGGTGATGTTTTGGTGAAAGTAAATCCTATGTATTTTAGACCTACTGAAGTAGATCTTTTGATCGGTGATCCAACAAAAGCTCAGCAACAGTTAAACTGGAAGCCAAAATATGATCTTGAGGCTTTAGTAAGTGAAATGGTAATTTCTGACTTGGCTCTTTTCAAAAAGGATATCGATCTAATTGATGCTGGGCATTCAATTTCATTGCAGGAAGAGCTTTGATTTATTTGTTCTGATAGTTATTTGAATCCAAAATTCAAACTTAGTTAGGTAAGGGATAGTTTAAAATTTAGAAGGCATTTAACAAACTCAGTTTTATTAAAATGCTTTCTAAGACACTATCCCGATAAGTGTGTAAACTTTAAATTATGATTTTATTGTCAGGTATCAAGAAGCCTGACCCTATCACCAAATATAAGCAGGAAACTGTTAAGAATAGCTCCCCAGTCTCTGATAGGCATAGTCCATTTTTTCGATGCTTCTCTTGCAGCGAGAAAAACAGACTTCATTACGGCATCATCTGTCGGGAAAGAGAGCTTGTTTTTGGTGTATTTTCTGATCTTTCCATTGAGATTTTCAATCAGGTTGGTGGTATAGATGATTTTACGGATTTCAGCCGGGTAATCGAAGAAAACGGTGAGTTCATCCCAGTTGTCCCTCCAGCTTTTGATGGCATAAGCGTATTTGGATTCCCATTTTTTGGCAAAATCGTTCAGGGCAGCCCAAGCAGCATCTTTTGTAGGGGCGGTATAAATTTCCTTCATATCCCTTGTAAACGCCCTGCGGTCTTTCCATGCGACATATCTACATGCGTTTCTGATCTGGTGGACGACACATATCTGAGTGACTGATTGGGGGAATGAAGCTTTTATCGTATCAGTAAACCCGTTCAGGTTGTCAGTTGCCGTTATGAGAATATCTTCAACCCCTCTGGCTTTCAGATCAGTAAGTACCCCCATCCAGAAAGCCGAAGATTCATTCTTGCCAAGCCAAAGGCCTAGGATCTCTTTAACCCAGATTGC
This Cecembia calidifontis DNA region includes the following protein-coding sequences:
- a CDS encoding glycosyltransferase, producing MKVLLLNDYPMDSYYNDWEKGITPGQQLWGKTEIDKMDGIEMIVMSHEENKFLKKLGNLFLIQHLDLQLRALKYSKEIDAYYSPFGTAATKLLLILRVLGFLKTPIVVMVHYPLLGMDSSNKFKLWLGKKLLKGYDRVVFLSRKLKQDALNAFKIGEEECKNWLLTIDWGSETSYYKKFINEEEEENYAVSNGQTDRDFDTLIEAFRGLDLRLKIFAKADYKPKTNEIPSNVEIFTHWINNNDLCRIYNKAKIVLVCFKMTKSSTLGLTSLFDSMSMGKAVIITENPYIDIDVEKEGVGFIVKEGDVETWKDKINILLKDPNLRKEMGKKGLELQNKHFSLEKFGLNLFEIFKSLNKNDNFSKH
- the gmd gene encoding GDP-mannose 4,6-dehydratase, producing MKRKVALITGVTGQDGAYLSEFLLEKGYEVHGIKRRSSLFNTDRIDHLYQDPHESNRNFFLHYGDMTDSMNLTKIIQETQPDEIYNLAAMSHVKVSFDIPEYTANADGIGTLRILEAVRLLNLQNKTKIYQASTSELYGLVQETPQSERTPFYPRSPYAVAKMYAYWITVNYREAYNMYACNGILFNHESPLRGETFVTRKITRAVAKIALGLQKQLFMGNLDAKRDWGHAKDYVEAMYLILQQDKPSDYVIATGKTTTVRDFIIMAFKEIGFNLRFEGEGVEEVGILDSVDLEITEKLFDRVRYSVKVGDVLVKVNPMYFRPTEVDLLIGDPTKAQQQLNWKPKYDLEALVSEMVISDLALFKKDIDLIDAGHSISLQEEL
- a CDS encoding GDP-L-fucose synthase family protein, whose amino-acid sequence is MLSKESKIYVAGHRGMVGSAIFRSLLKNGYRNVIGIESSKLDLRNQQDVDEFFNENQPEVVIDAAARVGGILANSQYPYQFLMENLQIQNNLIDFSLKYGIKKFIFLGSSCIYPKMAQQPIKEEYLLSGFLEPTNEAYAISKIAGVKACEAVRKQYGLDYISLMPTNLYGPFDNFDLQTSHVLPAMIRKFHEAKENQNIPVELWGSGSPLREFLHVDDLAEAVIFSMENELSESLYNVGTGTDISIKDLAELIQDITGHQGEIKWDSTKPDGTPRKLLDVTKLKNAGWKSKIDLESGILSTYKWYIENLKNIKEVKLNF